The genomic DNA AGTCttcacaaagacaaaaaaagatcaAACTCTCTCGACGCGGCCTCTGGAAACAAGTATTCTCCGGTACACTCAGAGGCCACGGCCCTAGAACGGGGTGCAGCCTCCGCCACAGTCTGAGGATCAGGCCTCACCGCAGCCACGGCCTCCAGGGCGCGCACCCGTTCTGCAGCCCCGCTCTAGGGACGTTGGGGGGCGCCCCAGTCAGGCCCAGAGGCAGCCGCAGCGCGAATGCGGACCCAGCGcgcagcagggggaaggggcggTCGAACGCCAGGAGCGGCGCGCAGCCGGCGTAGACCTCGGGCGCCCGGGCCTCCGCAGCGGGGGGCGATGGAGACGGGCGGCGCGAGGGCCCCAGCTGGCCCAGGAAGGCCGCCAGGTGGCCAAGCAGGCGAGAACGCACGTCGGCCGGGACGCCCTCGCAGCCGGCCAAGAAGCGATTCACTCCGCTAAACACTCGTTGAAGCCGGCGCGGTACTTGCCCAGGACGGCTGGGTCAGCGCTGAGCGCGGCTGCGGGGGCGGCAGGAGACGGGCGGTCGGTTCCCGCCGCGGTGGTCCCGCGAGGCTCCCCGTCACCGCCGCGCCGCCCCCCGCACGCCGCGGCTGCCCGCGCCTCACCTGTCACCTGCACTCGCCGCAGGCTCCTAGGTGCCTCACCGTGTTCTCCAGGATGTCTGCTTTCTCCAGCTTCGAATGGCGGGAGCTCTGGGGGtagggcgtggggggggggcttgcagCCCAGCAGTGCGCCAAGACTTCCGAGCTCCGCACCTCCGCCCCTCGATCTCACCTCCCGACCCCGACTTACATCCTTCCTGAAGGCGTCCAGGATGAGGGTCTTGAGCTGCGAGAGGCTTTCGTTGATGCGCGCTCGGCGCCGCTTCTCCATGACCGACTTGGAAGACTGTGGGTCGGGCTGGGGCAGAGTCCCGCGTCCGTCCGTCCCGCCCCCACGCCTCCCAACCCACGCCCCGCCAGGTCCCCACCTTTCGGTGCTCCGCCGCGCTTCGGGGCTTATTCGGGGTTCTGGCGGGCCGGCGCTCCTGCCAGCGGCGAGGGTCTCGGCTTCCCGGGGGTGTCCGCAGGCATGGTGCGCCCCCGCGCCTCCGGAGCCAGGCGGAGGGCGCCGCCAGGGGCTGGCGGGCGCGTGGCGTCCGTGCTCTTCTCCGTCGAGTCCCGGGCTGCAGGCCGGCGCGAAGAGATCCCGGGCGCGCGGCTATTTAAGGCAGCGCGGCCGCAGGGTGTGTGAACCCGGCTCGGCCTTCTTTCCCACGCTCTCGCCGGCCAATGAGAGGCTGCGCTCCGCCCGCCCGCCCCCCGCCCTGCGCCGGCCGCCCACCCCGCCTGCCGCCCCCGCCAAATGTCAGGCACGCCTAGGCTCCCGGCCCACCAGCCCGGCCCGCGCCCGCCTCTAGCTACGCCGGGACGGAGCGGGAAAATCGCCGGCCCCTCCTCGCGGCCGCGTCCCGCGCCGTGCGCCAGGACCCGGCCTCTTCGGACTGCCCGGGGCGGCGAATCTCCCGGGCTGGGCGCGAGGCTCCAGTTCAGACCCCGCGGGGCCCGG from Ailuropoda melanoleuca isolate Jingjing chromosome 11, ASM200744v2, whole genome shotgun sequence includes the following:
- the HES4 gene encoding LOW QUALITY PROTEIN: transcription factor HES-4 (The sequence of the model RefSeq protein was modified relative to this genomic sequence to represent the inferred CDS: inserted 4 bases in 3 codons; deleted 1 base in 1 codon) — its product is MPADTPGKPRPSPLAGAPAXARTPNKPRSAAEHRKVGTWRGVGWERGGGTDGRGTLPQPDPQSSKSVMEKRRRARINESLSQLKTLILDAFRKDSSRHSKLEKADILENTVRHXRSLRRVQVTAALSADPAVLGKYRAGFNECLAEXNRFLAGCEGVPADVRSRLLGHLAAFLGQLGPSRRPSPSPPAAEARAPEVYAGCAPLLAFDRPFPLLRAGSAFALRLPLGLTGAPPNVPRAGLQNGCAPWRPWLR